A part of Gemmatimonadota bacterium genomic DNA contains:
- a CDS encoding FAD-dependent oxidoreductase — MSNLKYFHRDWIEPTTEIIETDVCIYGGSSGGVAAAVTVARAGLRVVILQPGQHIGGMTTGGLGWTDFGRKYVIGGLSRSFYNQVGRHYGQNEEWQFEPHVADAVFDAWISENGIDVRYGQYLDAVESIDQRIVSITLLGGLRVRAKIFMDCSYEGDLMAKAGVSFHVGREANEIYGETLNGIQVREKHQFGLTVDPYVEPGDPDSGLLPQIEETDLAARQGEGDHRVQAYCFRVCMTDDPALKIDWTKPDAFDPAQYVLATRWFNTVGGDSQNPNHSADPVAHIRDSGVPGKFDIFPNRTPGGYCKTDTNNNGPISSDFIGRSWGWPAAGYEEREAIFQAHVNYQRGLYWHLANEPAIPRRVRDAYSRWGLSSDEFTDTEHWPHQLYIRECRRMIGDYVITEHDCYQKSVAEDSIGMGSYTMDSHNCSRFVHVEGGVARVLNEGDVQIPPTDPYPLSYRSIVPKRGETANLFIPVCFSASHISYGSARMEPVFMVLGESAGLAAKLCLDADCDTQDLPYDELRPELLKAAQILELPDTR; from the coding sequence ATGTCGAATCTCAAATACTTCCATCGCGACTGGATTGAACCTACAACTGAGATCATCGAAACGGATGTCTGCATCTACGGCGGCTCGTCAGGGGGTGTCGCTGCAGCCGTCACAGTCGCACGGGCCGGTTTACGTGTCGTCATCCTCCAGCCGGGCCAACACATCGGTGGCATGACAACCGGCGGACTCGGGTGGACGGACTTCGGCCGTAAGTACGTTATCGGTGGACTGAGCCGATCCTTCTACAACCAGGTTGGACGGCACTACGGACAGAATGAAGAGTGGCAATTCGAGCCCCACGTCGCCGACGCTGTTTTCGATGCGTGGATTTCGGAAAACGGTATCGATGTCCGGTACGGTCAGTATCTGGACGCCGTCGAATCTATTGATCAACGTATCGTTTCCATCACGCTCCTTGGCGGGCTCCGGGTCCGCGCCAAGATCTTTATGGACTGCTCCTACGAAGGGGACCTGATGGCGAAGGCCGGTGTCTCCTTCCACGTGGGGCGTGAGGCGAATGAGATCTACGGTGAGACGCTCAACGGCATCCAGGTGCGAGAAAAACATCAGTTCGGTCTTACCGTAGATCCCTACGTGGAACCGGGTGACCCGGACAGCGGGCTGCTGCCTCAGATCGAGGAGACCGATCTGGCGGCACGACAGGGCGAGGGCGATCACCGTGTGCAAGCCTATTGCTTCCGCGTATGCATGACCGATGATCCTGCGCTCAAGATCGACTGGACTAAGCCGGACGCGTTCGATCCTGCCCAGTATGTCCTTGCGACGCGCTGGTTCAACACTGTGGGCGGAGACAGCCAGAATCCGAATCACAGCGCCGACCCGGTTGCCCACATACGCGACAGCGGAGTACCCGGGAAGTTCGACATCTTCCCGAACAGAACACCCGGCGGCTACTGTAAAACCGATACCAACAACAACGGCCCCATCAGCAGTGACTTCATCGGGAGATCGTGGGGATGGCCCGCCGCTGGCTATGAGGAGCGGGAGGCCATATTCCAGGCGCACGTCAATTACCAGCGCGGTCTCTACTGGCATCTGGCCAACGAACCGGCGATTCCCCGGCGCGTGCGTGACGCCTACAGCCGCTGGGGTCTATCCAGTGACGAGTTCACCGATACCGAGCACTGGCCGCATCAATTGTATATCCGCGAATGTCGCCGGATGATCGGCGACTACGTCATCACTGAGCACGACTGCTACCAGAAGTCAGTCGCAGAGGACTCGATCGGGATGGGTAGCTACACCATGGACTCGCATAATTGCTCCCGATTCGTACATGTCGAAGGAGGCGTGGCACGTGTCCTCAACGAAGGGGATGTGCAGATCCCCCCGACCGACCCTTATCCTTTAAGCTACCGGAGTATCGTGCCAAAGAGGGGGGAGACAGCAAATCTGTTCATCCCCGTATGTTTCTCGGCCTCTCACATATCCTACGGTAGCGCGCGCATGGAGCCGGTATTCATGGTCCTGGGAGAGTCTGCTGGGCTGGCAGCAAAGCTGTGTCTGGATGCCGATTGCGACACGCAGGATCTGCCGTACGATGAGTTACGCCCCGAGTTGTTGAAGGCAGCGCAGATCCTCGAGTTGCCCGACACCCGGTAG
- a CDS encoding GNAT family N-acetyltransferase, which translates to MKIVESDMLGADDFRAFYNSRIGTLPHRYPVSRHEFEWGCIHKPFDEQPYTNLGTEQFLCAVEGEEILGIAHVSVAEEEAGRIGQIRYLDFVPGHRRIGQELLVSAEARLTDVETIRAFCPDYLYRFFFNCYGLPDKWLHVTSILGLNGYSVSRREILLVQEGGIAPSQLDPPEKVGRIEWETTESRGRTSGLNLRVYDHADEVIGVCYTRAGSHFQLNKAAERVCFVAWLNVRDALRGLGWGRFIFLTTLNEIKQRGFTTVLISTNEKNHRAQAFYANYGFSMVETLSEFSKGLSAPRTSDGR; encoded by the coding sequence TTGAAGATCGTCGAAAGTGACATGTTAGGAGCAGACGACTTCCGTGCATTTTACAACTCACGCATAGGAACTCTGCCCCACCGCTACCCTGTTTCACGACACGAGTTCGAATGGGGCTGTATTCACAAGCCGTTTGATGAACAGCCATATACAAACCTCGGAACGGAGCAATTTCTCTGCGCAGTTGAGGGTGAGGAAATCCTGGGTATCGCGCATGTCTCGGTTGCCGAGGAGGAAGCCGGGAGGATCGGACAAATTCGTTATTTGGACTTCGTTCCAGGTCACCGTCGGATCGGGCAGGAGCTTCTTGTCTCTGCCGAAGCTCGGCTGACGGATGTGGAGACCATCAGGGCGTTCTGCCCAGATTATCTGTACAGATTCTTCTTCAATTGCTACGGCTTACCCGACAAGTGGCTACACGTTACTTCGATTCTGGGTCTGAACGGCTACAGTGTTTCGCGACGTGAGATACTACTGGTTCAGGAGGGTGGGATTGCACCCAGCCAGCTGGATCCGCCCGAGAAGGTAGGAAGAATCGAATGGGAGACAACTGAGAGCCGGGGACGAACCTCAGGGCTGAACCTCAGGGTCTATGACCACGCCGACGAGGTGATCGGCGTGTGCTACACTCGTGCGGGCAGTCACTTTCAGCTCAATAAAGCTGCTGAGCGCGTGTGTTTTGTCGCTTGGCTGAACGTGAGGGACGCTCTGAGAGGGTTGGGGTGGGGACGGTTCATATTCCTAACTACACTCAACGAGATCAAGCAGCGGGGTTTTACTACCGTGCTTATCAGCACAAACGAGAAAAATCACAGAGCCCAGGCTTTCTATGCAAACTACGGGTTCTCAATGGTAGAGACGTTGTCTGAGTTTTCGAAGGGTCTGTCGGCTCCTCGCACCAGTGATGGTCGATAA
- a CDS encoding phosphotransferase, whose product MDQIPPKKKIQEALRSAWQFDGSLIPVPGTGRLFSFKKNGATFFARLNWARGQFCPEEVVEFLNHLSTNDAPVPQIVPTLFGDLCITIGDAVVLSVETDLGGEPCSSRHLHRLGAVGRGLAKIHLASEKFEKSRMRKKDLTGFVEVRLRRALSRSLPGDLRDAIKTLQTELQTTYEHLTRTSVRWMTTHGDVWGPNVHTDGEKVGFTDLCSSFAPATVDLVMVQHRWLMNDLTGGRSLLKKEMLDFLRGYLSERPLSVGDRETFGVVWGAYYADQLSHYIEKPGTVKDSVLSRFDFEGQIRRLPLSVDEIRSLL is encoded by the coding sequence GTGGATCAGATTCCGCCAAAGAAGAAAATTCAGGAGGCCCTTAGGTCAGCTTGGCAGTTCGATGGTTCTCTCATACCGGTACCAGGCACGGGACGCCTTTTCTCATTCAAGAAGAATGGGGCGACGTTCTTCGCACGATTGAACTGGGCACGGGGTCAGTTCTGTCCCGAGGAAGTTGTCGAGTTCCTCAATCATCTATCAACAAATGATGCCCCTGTCCCCCAGATTGTCCCCACCCTCTTCGGAGATTTGTGTATCACGATCGGAGATGCTGTTGTGCTCTCCGTGGAAACTGATCTCGGTGGGGAACCTTGCAGCTCTCGTCACCTCCACCGATTGGGTGCGGTGGGACGTGGACTTGCCAAGATTCATCTGGCATCGGAAAAGTTCGAAAAATCCAGGATGCGGAAGAAAGATCTCACTGGCTTTGTGGAGGTCAGACTTCGGCGAGCACTTTCCCGTTCTCTTCCTGGCGATCTCCGCGACGCCATCAAGACCCTTCAGACCGAGTTGCAAACCACCTACGAGCACCTAACACGAACATCCGTACGGTGGATGACAACGCATGGAGATGTCTGGGGTCCCAACGTCCACACGGATGGAGAGAAAGTCGGTTTCACCGACCTCTGCAGCTCTTTTGCTCCAGCTACTGTAGATCTTGTAATGGTCCAACACAGATGGCTAATGAATGATCTGACTGGGGGACGATCTCTATTGAAGAAAGAGATGCTGGATTTCCTACGAGGCTATCTTTCTGAGCGACCACTCTCAGTCGGAGACCGGGAAACATTTGGAGTCGTCTGGGGGGCCTACTATGCTGATCAGTTGTCGCACTATATTGAGAAACCAGGAACGGTGAAAGACTCCGTGCTCTCACGCTTTGACTTTGAAGGGCAGATTCGGAGACTACCGCTATCGGTGGATGAGATCAGATCACTTCTATAG
- a CDS encoding GNAT family N-acetyltransferase, which translates to MIRTAKADENEALSSLAMRSKAHWNYDIDFLEACRQDLTYTQQDISHHTVYVVEEMGQVVGFYRLEIRENGLELSDLFIEPSKIGQGYGKRLWDHAIDQARQLGFHKVSIPSDPYAESFYLSRGSVRIGEAPSGAIPERTIPLLEFALK; encoded by the coding sequence ATGATCAGAACTGCAAAAGCTGACGAAAATGAAGCGTTGAGTAGCCTTGCAATGCGCTCAAAAGCACATTGGAACTACGATATAGATTTTCTTGAAGCATGCCGCCAGGATCTAACTTATACCCAACAAGATATTAGCCATCACACCGTCTATGTGGTAGAAGAAATGGGACAGGTCGTCGGCTTTTATAGGTTAGAAATCAGGGAGAATGGACTCGAACTGTCTGATTTATTTATTGAGCCAAGCAAAATAGGCCAGGGATATGGAAAGAGACTTTGGGATCATGCGATTGATCAAGCGAGGCAGTTAGGTTTTCACAAAGTGTCTATCCCCTCAGACCCATATGCGGAATCATTTTATTTATCAAGAGGGTCCGTTCGAATTGGAGAAGCACCTTCCGGGGCCATTCCGGAGCGCACTATTCCCTTATTAGAATTTGCACTTAAATAG